The Actinobacillus equuli genome includes a window with the following:
- the rsmC gene encoding 16S rRNA (guanine(1207)-N(2))-methyltransferase RsmC, whose product MLSLESEVLSRHLPLFANKSILLFGDIRDRFVDQIKANAKSVAVFSSYFDYARQYTDVSFGLDCEIRAELAVFFWTKNKQECQYQLLQWLSQADVGQEMLIIGENRAGVRSVEKLLETYGDIAKIDSARRCGLYHFELKNVPQFNRKAFWKSYQLSDLTIFALPAVFSSAELDGGTQLLLSSFNKADRLKGKVLDLGCGAGVIGASLKQQFEKIKLTMSDIHAMALESSRRTLAENALEGAIVASDVFSNIEERFDLIVSNPPFHDGIDTAYRAVEDLIAQAKQHLNRGGELRIVANAFLPYPDLLDKAFGSHKVIAKSNKFKVYSAKA is encoded by the coding sequence ATGCTCTCTCTTGAAAGTGAAGTGTTAAGCCGTCATTTGCCTTTGTTTGCAAATAAATCAATTTTACTTTTTGGCGATATTCGAGATCGCTTTGTCGATCAAATAAAAGCGAATGCAAAAAGTGTAGCCGTTTTTAGCAGTTATTTCGATTATGCACGCCAATATACCGATGTGAGCTTCGGTTTAGATTGCGAAATCAGAGCCGAATTGGCGGTATTTTTTTGGACAAAAAACAAACAAGAATGCCAATATCAATTACTACAATGGCTTTCGCAAGCCGATGTAGGACAGGAAATGTTGATTATCGGTGAAAACCGTGCCGGTGTGCGTTCGGTAGAAAAATTACTTGAGACTTACGGCGATATCGCCAAAATTGATTCCGCTCGCCGCTGCGGTTTATATCATTTTGAGCTCAAAAATGTACCACAATTTAACCGCAAAGCCTTTTGGAAATCTTACCAGTTATCGGATCTCACTATTTTTGCTTTACCTGCCGTATTTAGTTCGGCAGAATTAGACGGTGGCACGCAATTATTGCTTTCGAGTTTTAATAAAGCAGACCGCTTAAAAGGTAAAGTGTTGGATCTTGGCTGTGGTGCCGGTGTGATTGGGGCAAGTCTTAAACAACAATTCGAAAAAATCAAATTAACCATGTCCGATATTCATGCGATGGCGCTCGAATCATCTCGTCGTACACTTGCGGAAAATGCACTAGAAGGAGCAATTGTGGCAAGCGATGTTTTTTCAAATATCGAAGAACGTTTTGATTTGATTGTATCTAATCCGCCGTTTCACGATGGCATTGATACCGCTTATCGAGCAGTGGAAGATTTAATCGCCCAAGCGAAACAACATTTAAATCGCGGTGGTGAACTGCGTATTGTAGCGAACGCTTTCTTACCGTATCCGGATTTATTGGATAAAGCTTTCGGATCGCATAAAGTGATCGCTAAATCCAATAAATTTAAAGTGTATTCCGCCAAAGCTTAA
- the rimI gene encoding ribosomal protein S18-alanine N-acetyltransferase: MIEIINESDFDRLFEIEQAAHLVPWSKGTLLNNQGDKYLNLKLTEQDQIVAFAICQTVLDEATLFNIAVDPSFQAKGYGKRLLSALIERLREQGILTLWLEVRESNLAAQKLYDALGFNEVTIRKNYYPTPSGARENAVVMALYL, translated from the coding sequence ATGATTGAAATCATTAATGAATCGGATTTTGACCGCTTGTTTGAGATTGAGCAAGCCGCTCATCTTGTACCTTGGAGCAAAGGCACGTTACTCAACAATCAAGGCGACAAATACTTAAATCTCAAGCTGACCGAGCAAGATCAAATCGTGGCTTTTGCCATTTGTCAAACCGTATTGGACGAAGCAACTTTATTTAATATCGCTGTTGATCCGAGTTTTCAAGCAAAAGGTTACGGCAAACGTTTATTATCCGCCTTAATTGAAAGACTGCGTGAACAAGGTATCTTAACGCTTTGGCTGGAAGTGCGAGAATCCAATCTCGCCGCACAAAAATTATATGACGCACTCGGTTTTAATGAAGTCACTATTCGTAAAAATTATTATCCGACACCGAGTGGCGCAAGAGAAAATGCCGTTGTGATGGCACTGTATTTATAA
- a CDS encoding ABC transporter substrate-binding protein: protein MKLATLTKVSAGVLVALALTACDDKNTDAKTAEKPAAEKTFVNCVSRSPQYFSPALAMDGISYNASSQQVYNRLVEFKRGSTEIEPALAESWDISEDGLTYTFHLRKGVKFHSNKAFTPSRDFNADDVVFSFNRQLDPNHPYHTVSKATYPYFKAMKFPTLLKSVEKVDDHTVKFTLTKRDATFVSSLGMDFTSIYSAEYADAMLKAGKPETIDTTPIGTGPFAFTGYVLDQASRYVAHKDYWNGKADFDRLIFEIVPDATTRYAKLQAGQCDLIDFPNATDIEKMKTDPKVQLLSQPGLNIAYVAFNTEKAPFDNVKVRQALNLAVDKKAIIDVVYQGAGIAAKNPLPPTIWGYNDSLAESEFNIEKAKQLLAEAGYPNGFETELWVQPVVRASNPNPRRMSEIIQADWEKIGVKAKLVTYEWGDYIKRSKAGEFTAGTYGWSGDNGDPDNFLSPLFGSANVGNSNYARFNSPELDALLDKALSLSDKAERTKLYEQAQVLLREQAPWINVAHSINFAPTSKRVQDYKQSPFGYTYLYGTKLAD from the coding sequence ATGAAATTAGCGACTTTAACTAAAGTAAGTGCAGGTGTATTAGTAGCACTTGCCTTAACCGCTTGTGACGATAAAAACACTGATGCTAAAACCGCAGAGAAACCGGCTGCCGAAAAAACTTTCGTGAACTGCGTTAGCCGTTCACCGCAATATTTCAGCCCGGCACTGGCAATGGACGGTATTTCGTACAATGCAAGTTCTCAACAAGTTTATAACCGTTTAGTTGAATTCAAACGCGGTTCAACCGAAATTGAGCCGGCGTTAGCCGAATCTTGGGATATATCCGAAGACGGCTTAACTTACACTTTCCACTTACGCAAAGGGGTAAAATTCCACTCAAATAAAGCATTCACGCCAAGCCGTGATTTTAATGCGGATGACGTGGTATTTTCATTTAACCGCCAATTAGATCCGAATCATCCTTATCATACGGTATCAAAAGCAACTTATCCGTACTTTAAAGCGATGAAATTCCCAACCTTATTAAAATCGGTTGAGAAAGTGGATGATCATACGGTGAAATTTACCTTAACCAAACGTGATGCGACTTTCGTTTCAAGTTTAGGTATGGACTTCACTTCAATCTATTCTGCGGAATATGCGGATGCGATGTTAAAAGCCGGTAAACCGGAAACCATCGACACCACACCGATTGGTACCGGCCCGTTTGCTTTTACTGGTTACGTGTTAGATCAGGCAAGCCGTTATGTTGCACATAAAGACTATTGGAACGGTAAAGCCGATTTCGACCGCTTAATTTTTGAAATTGTGCCGGATGCCACAACTCGCTATGCGAAATTACAAGCAGGTCAGTGCGATTTAATCGACTTCCCGAATGCAACCGATATTGAAAAAATGAAAACCGATCCGAAAGTGCAATTACTTTCACAACCGGGTTTAAATATCGCTTATGTTGCATTTAACACCGAAAAAGCACCGTTTGATAATGTGAAAGTACGTCAAGCGTTAAATCTTGCGGTTGATAAAAAAGCAATTATTGATGTGGTTTACCAAGGTGCCGGTATTGCGGCGAAAAATCCGTTACCGCCAACCATTTGGGGCTACAATGACAGCTTAGCGGAATCGGAATTCAATATCGAAAAAGCGAAACAATTACTCGCAGAAGCAGGCTATCCGAACGGTTTTGAAACCGAACTTTGGGTACAGCCGGTAGTGCGTGCATCAAATCCGAACCCGCGCCGTATGTCTGAAATTATTCAGGCTGACTGGGAAAAAATCGGGGTAAAAGCAAAATTAGTGACTTATGAATGGGGCGATTATATTAAACGCTCAAAAGCAGGCGAATTCACTGCCGGTACTTACGGTTGGTCTGGCGATAACGGTGATCCGGATAACTTCTTATCACCATTATTCGGTTCAGCAAACGTTGGCAACAGTAACTATGCTCGTTTTAACAGCCCTGAGTTAGATGCGTTATTAGACAAAGCACTCAGCTTATCAGATAAAGCAGAACGTACTAAACTCTACGAACAGGCACAAGTATTGTTAAGAGAACAAGCACCGTGGATTAACGTGGCACACTCAATTAACTTTGCGCCGACTAGTAAACGTGTACAAGACTACAAACAAAGTCCGTTCGGTTACACTTATTTGTACGGTACAAAACTTGCTGACTAA
- a CDS encoding LysR family transcriptional regulator, which produces MYDYKAMLVFVTVVEQGAMQAAAEKLSMTPSAVTQTIKKLENQLKIKLLNRTTRKLSLTDAGNIFYQHIAHIQHSAENAVRSIEALRSEPVGELKVASVSGLIDSFLIKTFKNILDNHPEIRLNITFEDNPIDVSEQKFDILLRSGNITDDRTVARHLHNFEWVIVAHHDYIKRHGFPQNLSELEKLDWINYPNKGIKKLPIQLNRGRDTATFMPYYRITCNSLNAAKGLLLNGLGITKLPMKYIREHLESGELISLCSDWKLPKTPLYLVTPQRIQSEKVRVASQLIIDYFKNLT; this is translated from the coding sequence ATGTATGATTACAAGGCAATGTTGGTCTTTGTAACCGTCGTTGAGCAAGGAGCGATGCAAGCGGCTGCAGAGAAATTGTCCATGACGCCTTCCGCGGTAACACAAACGATCAAAAAATTAGAAAATCAGTTAAAAATCAAGCTGTTAAACAGAACAACAAGAAAGCTATCTTTAACAGACGCCGGCAATATTTTTTATCAACATATTGCACATATTCAGCACAGTGCAGAAAATGCGGTTCGTAGTATCGAAGCACTTCGCTCTGAACCTGTCGGTGAATTAAAAGTCGCCTCCGTGAGTGGTTTAATTGATAGTTTTTTGATCAAAACGTTTAAAAACATTCTTGATAACCATCCGGAAATTCGTTTAAACATCACCTTTGAAGATAATCCGATTGATGTTTCAGAGCAAAAATTTGATATTTTATTGCGTTCGGGCAATATTACGGATGACCGTACTGTCGCGCGCCATTTACATAATTTTGAATGGGTAATTGTAGCGCATCACGACTATATTAAGCGCCATGGATTTCCCCAAAATTTATCTGAATTAGAGAAATTGGACTGGATTAATTATCCGAATAAAGGCATAAAAAAATTGCCCATCCAGCTTAATCGAGGACGAGATACCGCAACATTTATGCCCTACTATCGCATTACCTGTAATTCTCTTAATGCGGCCAAAGGGTTACTGTTAAACGGATTAGGTATCACTAAGCTTCCGATGAAATATATTCGAGAACATCTTGAATCCGGCGAATTAATTTCACTTTGTTCAGATTGGAAATTACCTAAAACACCACTGTATTTAGTTACGCCGCAACGTATTCAGTCAGAGAAAGTGAGAGTAGCAAGCCAATTAATCATTGATTACTTTAAAAATCTAACCTAG
- a CDS encoding Cof-type HAD-IIB family hydrolase, with protein sequence MTRPSQPIKIIFFDIDETLYVKSKAYIPDSITQQVIPQLKEKGIIPAIATGRNFGGFPHALKPLMGEHGFELFVTINGQYNFYKDQMISQYGLTIEQIERCIEKLNALGIAYAFVTPEEIAVSEENPIVRAATAPIKSDYVVDPKFYLKSTAVQMLAFYPESRDEEICASGLLLDELKAVRWNPNAVDILRIENSKARGIEDVIRHFNLNIENTMAFGDGFNDIEMFDTVGFSVAMGNAEEELKQHADYVTKHIEEDGILHALKEFKIL encoded by the coding sequence ATGACCAGACCAAGTCAGCCAATCAAAATTATCTTCTTTGATATTGATGAAACCCTCTATGTAAAATCCAAAGCTTATATTCCCGATTCAATCACTCAACAAGTTATTCCTCAATTAAAAGAAAAAGGTATTATCCCTGCTATTGCAACAGGGCGTAACTTTGGCGGTTTTCCACACGCCTTAAAACCACTGATGGGTGAACACGGCTTTGAGTTATTTGTTACGATTAACGGTCAATACAATTTCTATAAAGACCAAATGATTAGCCAATACGGTTTAACTATTGAGCAAATTGAACGTTGTATTGAAAAACTCAATGCATTAGGTATTGCTTATGCGTTTGTCACGCCGGAAGAAATTGCCGTATCGGAAGAAAACCCAATCGTACGAGCAGCCACCGCACCAATAAAATCAGATTATGTGGTTGACCCGAAATTCTATTTAAAAAGTACTGCCGTACAAATGCTTGCTTTTTATCCGGAAAGCCGTGATGAAGAAATTTGTGCTTCCGGTCTTCTCTTAGACGAACTGAAAGCAGTACGTTGGAATCCAAATGCGGTTGATATTCTACGTATCGAAAATTCTAAAGCCCGTGGTATCGAAGATGTTATCCGTCATTTTAATTTAAATATCGAAAATACGATGGCATTTGGAGATGGTTTTAATGATATTGAAATGTTCGATACAGTCGGCTTTAGCGTTGCAATGGGTAATGCCGAAGAAGAACTGAAACAGCACGCCGACTATGTCACTAAGCATATTGAAGAAGACGGTATACTCCACGCATTAAAAGAATTTAAGATTCTTTAA
- the srmB gene encoding ATP-dependent RNA helicase SrmB, protein MTTETPFMTFEELDLAPQLLKALNKKGYKRPTAVQAETIPHALDGRDLLGSAPTGTGKTAAFLLPAIQHLLDYPRRKPGAPRILILTPTRELAMQVAEEAQAFAEFTKLSIATITGGVAYQNHGEVFNSNQDIVVATPGRLMQYIKEENFDCRAVEILIFDEADRMLQMGFGQDAEKIAAETRWRKHTWLFSATLEGELLVDFTDRILDNPLKIDAEPSRRERKKIQQWYYHADNLEHKTKLLARLISTMEMEKAIVFVRRREDVRELSDTLRKRGLRSTYLEGDMAQTQRNQAIARLKDGVVNVLVATDVAARGIDIDDVDYVINFDLPYSADTYLHRIGRTARAGKKGSAISLVEAHDYKLLGKIKRYTEELLKARVIEGLEPRTKAPKDGELNTTTKKEKARIKKRKEAKKEAAKAKVKVRHKDTKNIGKRRKPTSEAAKSA, encoded by the coding sequence ATGACCACTGAAACCCCATTCATGACCTTTGAGGAATTAGATTTAGCTCCTCAACTGTTAAAAGCACTCAATAAAAAAGGTTACAAACGCCCGACCGCCGTACAAGCGGAAACCATTCCACACGCGCTTGACGGACGTGATTTACTTGGTTCGGCACCAACCGGCACCGGCAAAACTGCCGCATTTTTATTGCCGGCAATTCAACATTTATTGGATTACCCACGCCGTAAACCGGGCGCACCTCGTATTTTAATTTTAACGCCGACTCGTGAGCTTGCGATGCAAGTAGCGGAAGAAGCGCAAGCTTTTGCCGAATTTACCAAGCTTAGTATTGCGACGATTACCGGCGGTGTGGCGTATCAAAACCACGGCGAAGTGTTTAACAGCAACCAAGATATTGTGGTCGCGACACCGGGACGTTTAATGCAATATATCAAAGAAGAAAATTTTGACTGCCGTGCGGTAGAGATTTTGATCTTTGATGAAGCAGACCGTATGTTACAAATGGGCTTTGGTCAAGATGCGGAAAAAATTGCGGCGGAAACCCGTTGGCGTAAACACACGTGGTTATTCTCGGCAACGCTGGAAGGCGAGTTATTGGTGGATTTTACCGACCGTATTTTGGATAACCCGTTAAAAATTGATGCGGAACCAAGTCGCCGTGAGCGTAAAAAAATCCAACAATGGTATTACCATGCGGATAACTTAGAACACAAAACCAAATTGCTTGCTCGTTTAATTTCTACGATGGAAATGGAAAAAGCGATTGTATTCGTTCGCCGTCGTGAAGATGTGCGTGAGTTAAGCGATACGTTACGTAAACGTGGCTTACGTTCGACTTATTTAGAAGGCGATATGGCACAAACTCAGCGTAACCAAGCGATCGCCCGTTTGAAAGACGGTGTAGTGAATGTATTGGTAGCGACGGATGTTGCCGCTCGTGGTATTGATATTGATGATGTCGATTATGTGATTAACTTCGACTTACCGTACAGTGCAGATACCTATTTGCACCGTATCGGTCGTACCGCTCGTGCCGGTAAAAAAGGATCGGCGATTTCGTTGGTTGAAGCGCATGATTACAAACTGTTAGGCAAAATCAAACGCTATACCGAAGAGTTGTTAAAAGCGAGGGTGATTGAAGGTTTAGAACCTCGTACCAAAGCGCCGAAAGACGGTGAGTTGAATACTACGACCAAAAAAGAAAAAGCACGTATTAAAAAACGTAAAGAAGCGAAGAAAGAAGCGGCAAAAGCCAAAGTAAAAGTGCGTCATAAAGACACCAAAAATATTGGTAAACGTCGTAAACCGACTTCAGAAGCGGCAAAATCTGCGTAA
- the pdxH gene encoding pyridoxamine 5'-phosphate oxidase, whose product MDLHNIREDYSKQELSQAHCHADPIQQFEQWLQEAIAAKVNEPTAMNVATVLDGKPTSRIVLLKEVNPNGFVFFTNYQSRKGQAIEQNPYAALTFFWAELERSVRIEGQIEKILAEESDRYFASRPYTSRVGAWASNQSQVLASKSELVAKAALIAAKHPLQVPRPPHWGGYIVLPERIEFWQGRPSRLHDRICYRLVEGKWHKERLSP is encoded by the coding sequence ATGGATCTACACAACATCCGAGAAGATTATAGTAAACAAGAACTGTCCCAAGCTCATTGCCATGCGGATCCAATTCAGCAATTCGAACAATGGCTACAGGAAGCGATTGCTGCTAAAGTGAATGAGCCGACAGCGATGAACGTTGCTACCGTTCTTGATGGCAAACCGACCAGCCGTATTGTGTTATTAAAAGAAGTGAATCCAAACGGCTTTGTGTTTTTTACCAATTATCAAAGCCGTAAGGGGCAAGCGATTGAGCAAAATCCTTATGCCGCATTAACCTTTTTCTGGGCGGAGTTAGAGCGTTCGGTACGGATTGAAGGACAGATTGAGAAAATTTTAGCTGAGGAATCGGATCGCTATTTTGCCAGCCGTCCTTATACCAGCCGAGTCGGTGCTTGGGCGAGTAATCAGAGTCAAGTGTTAGCCAGTAAAAGCGAGTTAGTGGCAAAGGCGGCATTGATTGCGGCGAAACACCCGTTACAAGTGCCTCGCCCACCACATTGGGGCGGTTATATCGTATTACCGGAACGTATTGAATTTTGGCAGGGCAGACCAAGTCGTTTGCACGATCGCATTTGTTATCGCCTTGTTGAAGGAAAGTGGCATAAAGAAAGGTTATCGCCATAA
- a CDS encoding porin family protein: MKLKLLISTLAVSTAFSAFANTTEQQISEHLNDLRSQTEVAIESRIQKPVARPISQPTVQQKKLPSMSKEEFAKRPDLISNALIVALHQSNPDTVSFLYSFYTKLPSQYQDPIVVKWSEAILARHKGNHDIAITNYREVLAEYSDLGSARLQLAMALFENNELEAAEDQFQKIRSENPPSQIKDVVDQYIDAIANKDRWTFSGGFTYLNDPNINNAPKSGTTYGQWSAPKSESAQGIGFNFYAGKKWSWGNNFYNEFRLSSNGKYYWNNKKYNEASVRGSFGLGYQTSRFNVAMLPFMEQTLYAGGSSSNDSLKRFSKTGGATLETTYWLSSKWQWESNYEYAEQRYMSRKHLNGNYHFISSGLTYLASAKQYWFGNINYNRTATRDKDDSYIRRGITLGWAQEWPLGLSTRLSINYAQKNYKAPMPIFGITQRNKEYGASLSLWHRAVHYWGITPRLTYSFNKVKSNHVFYSYDKHRAFVEFSKRF; encoded by the coding sequence ATGAAATTAAAACTACTCATTTCTACCCTTGCTGTATCTACAGCATTCTCAGCATTTGCTAATACGACAGAACAACAGATTTCTGAACATTTAAACGACTTACGCAGCCAAACAGAAGTGGCAATTGAGTCTCGTATTCAAAAGCCGGTAGCTCGTCCAATATCCCAACCAACCGTTCAGCAGAAAAAACTGCCAAGTATGAGCAAAGAAGAGTTTGCTAAACGTCCGGATTTAATTTCGAATGCACTTATTGTGGCATTACATCAATCCAATCCTGATACAGTCAGCTTTCTCTATTCGTTTTATACGAAGCTTCCTTCACAATACCAAGATCCGATTGTAGTTAAGTGGTCTGAAGCTATTTTAGCTCGCCATAAAGGTAACCACGATATTGCAATCACAAACTATCGTGAGGTTTTAGCCGAATATTCAGATCTAGGCTCTGCTCGTTTACAGCTCGCAATGGCTTTATTTGAGAATAATGAATTGGAAGCGGCCGAAGATCAATTTCAAAAAATACGATCCGAAAATCCGCCTTCCCAGATTAAGGATGTCGTTGATCAGTATATTGACGCAATAGCGAATAAAGATCGCTGGACATTCTCTGGCGGTTTTACCTATTTAAACGATCCTAATATCAATAATGCACCAAAATCCGGCACAACTTACGGACAATGGAGCGCACCTAAATCAGAATCTGCACAAGGGATCGGCTTTAATTTTTATGCCGGCAAGAAATGGTCTTGGGGAAATAATTTCTATAATGAGTTCCGCCTAAGTAGTAATGGTAAATATTATTGGAACAACAAAAAATACAATGAGGCCAGCGTAAGAGGAAGCTTTGGTTTAGGCTACCAAACTTCTCGCTTTAACGTAGCCATGCTTCCGTTCATGGAACAAACACTTTATGCAGGTGGTTCAAGTAGTAACGATAGCTTAAAACGGTTCTCTAAAACGGGTGGTGCAACATTAGAAACCACTTACTGGCTCTCATCTAAATGGCAATGGGAGTCTAACTATGAATATGCGGAACAACGTTATATGTCTCGCAAGCATTTAAACGGTAATTATCATTTCATTTCGAGTGGCTTAACCTATCTTGCCAGTGCAAAACAATATTGGTTTGGTAACATAAACTACAATCGTACCGCAACTCGAGATAAAGATGACAGCTATATCCGCCGTGGAATCACTCTTGGCTGGGCACAAGAATGGCCATTAGGTTTATCAACTCGATTAAGTATTAACTATGCGCAAAAAAATTACAAAGCACCAATGCCGATCTTTGGTATTACGCAACGTAATAAAGAATACGGTGCATCACTAAGCTTGTGGCATCGCGCTGTTCATTATTGGGGAATTACGCCTCGCTTGACTTATAGCTTTAATAAAGTAAAAAGTAACCACGTATTTTATAGCTACGACAAACACCGTGCTTTTGTCGAATTTAGTAAACGCTTCTAA
- a CDS encoding acetate uptake transporter, giving the protein MSNHNSLTANPGPLGLCGFALTTWLLSLINNGTFGGENVGLVLAMGFAFGGTAQMIAGMFEFSKGNTFGFTAFTSYGAFWWSFALFKVFFAEGVTAPFIGWYLVAWGTFTLMMFIGTLAKARALQAIFLALTITFYLLAAGDFTGDHSLTHIGGNFGLLTALLAFYLAAAEIINESFGRTVLPIGAPKQ; this is encoded by the coding sequence ATGTCAAATCATAACTCTTTAACTGCGAATCCGGGCCCACTAGGTTTATGCGGTTTTGCATTAACAACTTGGTTACTTAGCTTAATCAACAACGGAACATTCGGTGGCGAAAACGTAGGCTTAGTGCTTGCAATGGGCTTTGCTTTCGGTGGTACTGCACAAATGATCGCAGGTATGTTTGAATTTTCAAAAGGTAACACCTTTGGTTTCACTGCATTCACCAGCTACGGCGCTTTCTGGTGGTCATTCGCATTATTCAAAGTATTCTTCGCTGAAGGTGTAACTGCACCGTTCATCGGCTGGTACTTAGTAGCTTGGGGTACATTCACATTAATGATGTTTATCGGTACATTAGCAAAAGCACGTGCATTACAAGCAATCTTCTTAGCATTAACCATCACCTTCTACTTATTAGCAGCTGGCGATTTCACCGGTGATCACTCACTTACTCACATCGGTGGTAACTTCGGTTTATTAACTGCATTATTAGCGTTCTACTTAGCGGCGGCAGAAATTATCAATGAAAGCTTCGGTCGCACAGTATTACCAATCGGTGCACCAAAACAATAA
- a CDS encoding DNA polymerase III subunit psi produces the protein MNRRDLLLNEMNIPQWVLTKPQVLKGDAQIRLDKAVKLVVVCEENHQTSGLFSDILCTLQLQPNQYQWLDAEQALRLSFEHHPIFWLIQSEGQAVEIAKKFANQTAWQHSSWQELTGVATKRQLWQQMAAFCQHFEDNHD, from the coding sequence ATGAATCGGCGAGATTTGCTATTAAATGAGATGAATATTCCTCAATGGGTGCTGACAAAACCGCAAGTATTAAAGGGCGATGCGCAAATTCGCTTGGATAAAGCGGTGAAACTGGTTGTGGTATGTGAAGAGAATCATCAAACTAGCGGTCTGTTTTCGGACATTTTATGCACTTTGCAGTTGCAGCCTAACCAATATCAATGGTTGGATGCAGAACAAGCCTTGCGTTTATCTTTTGAACATCATCCTATTTTTTGGCTAATCCAATCGGAAGGACAAGCGGTTGAAATTGCAAAAAAATTTGCAAATCAGACCGCTTGGCAACATAGCTCGTGGCAAGAATTAACTGGTGTGGCGACTAAACGCCAACTTTGGCAACAAATGGCGGCATTTTGTCAGCATTTTGAGGATAATCATGATTGA
- a CDS encoding DNA utilization protein GntX produces the protein MNYWGFRCIHCHQPLAIAKHTICSICYRKIETSCYCGCCGALLPENQLYCGSCLRDEPKWHRIVQVAYYKPPLSDWIHRFKFQDQFWLDQGLARLLLLAIKQAQRTHRLELPEVMFPVPLFWQKEWKRGFNQAQLLAEHLSNWLNIPLDNVSLKRVRATYSQRQLTAYERKRNLKGAFRYTPSRTYQSVAIIDDVVTTGSTLNAICAELLKQGVKHIQVWTLARA, from the coding sequence ATGAATTATTGGGGATTTAGATGTATTCATTGCCATCAGCCGCTAGCGATTGCAAAGCACACTATTTGTAGCATTTGTTATCGGAAAATAGAAACAAGCTGCTATTGTGGTTGCTGTGGCGCTTTATTACCGGAAAATCAGTTATATTGCGGCAGTTGCTTACGTGATGAGCCAAAATGGCATCGAATTGTTCAGGTTGCATATTATAAGCCGCCACTTTCCGACTGGATTCATCGCTTTAAGTTTCAAGATCAATTTTGGTTGGATCAAGGACTGGCTAGATTATTACTATTGGCAATCAAACAGGCGCAAAGAACACATCGACTGGAATTACCGGAGGTAATGTTTCCAGTGCCGCTTTTTTGGCAAAAAGAATGGAAGAGGGGATTTAACCAGGCACAACTCTTAGCCGAGCATTTATCTAATTGGCTGAATATTCCTTTAGATAACGTTAGCCTAAAGCGAGTGAGGGCTACATATTCTCAACGGCAGCTCACAGCCTATGAACGTAAACGTAATTTAAAAGGTGCATTTCGTTATACGCCAAGTAGAACGTATCAAAGTGTAGCGATTATCGATGATGTGGTGACAACCGGATCTACATTAAATGCGATTTGTGCCGAGTTACTCAAGCAAGGTGTAAAACATATTCAGGTTTGGACATTAGCCCGAGCCTAG